A single genomic interval of Candidatus Alcyoniella australis harbors:
- a CDS encoding vitamin B12-dependent ribonucleotide reductase — protein sequence MPKKKSRTSKVKTKAKAASDSTLPLNLEQRSRQRGGPLEQIKSLLSDHKQLADERTDELSRMILTELQNINAQQVPDSLVLGLADALELQQQGHELGLSDNALTVLRRRYLRRDENGQTIETPGEMFQRVATAVAAAEASWGGKREVERWRKRFLELMVQRQFLPNSPTLMNAGRENGQLSACFVLPVGDSMESIFEAVKNTALIHKTGGGTGFSFSRIRPKNDRVASTAGISSGPLSFMSVFNTATETVKQGGARRGANMAVLRVDHPDIIEFITAKRDLETLTNFNVSVALTDAFWKALERDGEYELINPRSNEAAGKLRARTVFELIVNMAWSSGEPGLVFIDRINQFNPTPQVGLIESTNPCGEQPLLPYEACNLGSINLAQFASGAQVDMERLGQVVRDAVRFLDDVIEVNCYPLEQIRETTLANRKIGLGVMGFADLLIKLGIPYDSTRALKLGEKIAAFIRKQAREAGAELAEQRGKFPNWEKSVFKKQNLPQRNATLTTIAPTGTISIIAGCSSGIEPLFAVSYFRKVLDGDELAEVHPEFLRIAREQGFASKRLLDKLASSGSLAKVPGVPDDLRRLFVTAHEVKPEWHVKMQAAFQKHVDNAVSKTVNLPQNAKPEDVAQVYRLAHKLGCKGCTVYRYGSRESVLNIGAPGTKSEKPAQPLGARSRQPRSRSIPRERDKVLRGYTELYDTGCGKLYVTVNRDIEGLSEVFTSTGRRGGCPSQSEAISRLVSLALRCGVNPEAIVDQLKGIRCYTVVRRASKNGPEEANGSRLMSCPAAISQALVKVLNASEVDAPGESGSSPLTDERQRHQSLSAGVCPDCGGLLAGDGGCVICPACGFSRCG from the coding sequence ATGCCCAAAAAAAAGAGTAGGACGTCCAAGGTTAAGACCAAGGCCAAGGCCGCGTCCGACTCGACCCTGCCGCTAAATCTCGAGCAGCGCAGCCGGCAACGCGGCGGTCCGCTGGAACAGATCAAAAGCCTACTGAGCGATCACAAGCAACTGGCGGACGAGCGCACCGACGAGCTGTCGCGAATGATCCTCACCGAGCTGCAGAACATCAACGCCCAACAGGTGCCCGACTCGCTGGTGCTGGGGCTGGCCGACGCGCTGGAGTTGCAGCAGCAGGGGCACGAGCTGGGATTGTCGGACAACGCCCTGACCGTACTTAGGCGGCGCTACCTGCGCCGGGACGAGAACGGCCAAACCATCGAAACCCCGGGCGAGATGTTCCAGCGCGTGGCAACGGCCGTGGCTGCGGCCGAGGCGTCCTGGGGCGGTAAGCGCGAGGTCGAACGCTGGCGCAAGCGCTTCCTGGAACTGATGGTCCAGCGGCAGTTTCTGCCCAACTCGCCCACGCTGATGAACGCCGGCCGCGAAAACGGCCAGCTCTCGGCCTGCTTCGTGCTGCCGGTCGGCGACTCGATGGAGAGCATCTTCGAGGCGGTCAAGAACACCGCGCTAATCCACAAGACCGGCGGCGGCACCGGGTTCTCGTTCAGCCGCATCCGCCCCAAGAACGACCGCGTGGCCAGCACCGCGGGGATCAGCTCCGGACCGCTGAGCTTCATGAGCGTGTTCAACACCGCCACCGAGACGGTCAAGCAAGGCGGCGCACGACGCGGCGCGAACATGGCCGTGCTGCGGGTCGATCACCCGGACATCATCGAGTTCATCACGGCCAAACGCGACCTGGAGACGCTGACCAACTTCAACGTCTCCGTGGCGCTGACCGACGCGTTTTGGAAGGCGCTGGAGCGCGACGGCGAATACGAATTGATCAACCCGCGCAGCAACGAGGCCGCGGGCAAACTGCGGGCACGCACGGTCTTCGAGCTGATCGTCAACATGGCCTGGTCCAGCGGCGAGCCGGGGCTGGTGTTCATCGACCGCATCAACCAGTTCAATCCCACGCCGCAGGTCGGGCTGATCGAGAGCACCAACCCCTGCGGCGAGCAGCCGCTGTTGCCCTATGAGGCGTGCAACCTGGGCTCGATCAACCTCGCGCAATTCGCCTCGGGCGCGCAGGTCGATATGGAGCGCCTGGGCCAGGTGGTGCGCGACGCGGTGCGCTTCCTCGACGACGTGATCGAGGTCAACTGCTATCCACTCGAGCAAATCCGCGAGACTACCTTGGCCAACCGCAAGATCGGCCTGGGCGTGATGGGATTCGCCGACCTGTTGATCAAGCTGGGCATCCCCTACGACTCGACGCGGGCGCTCAAGCTCGGCGAAAAAATTGCCGCCTTCATCCGCAAGCAGGCGCGCGAAGCAGGCGCCGAACTCGCGGAGCAGCGCGGCAAGTTCCCCAACTGGGAGAAATCGGTCTTTAAAAAACAGAACCTGCCTCAGCGCAACGCCACGCTGACCACCATCGCGCCCACGGGCACGATCAGCATCATCGCCGGCTGCTCGTCGGGGATCGAGCCGCTGTTCGCGGTCAGCTACTTTCGCAAGGTGCTCGACGGCGACGAGCTGGCCGAGGTGCATCCGGAATTTCTGCGGATCGCTCGGGAGCAGGGGTTCGCGTCCAAGCGGCTGCTGGACAAGCTGGCGAGCAGCGGCTCGCTGGCCAAGGTGCCCGGCGTGCCCGACGATTTGCGACGGCTGTTCGTCACGGCCCACGAGGTCAAGCCCGAGTGGCACGTGAAGATGCAGGCCGCATTCCAAAAGCACGTGGACAACGCGGTGAGCAAGACCGTCAACCTGCCGCAAAACGCCAAACCCGAGGACGTGGCCCAGGTCTACCGCCTGGCGCACAAGCTCGGGTGCAAGGGCTGCACGGTCTACCGCTACGGCAGCCGCGAGAGCGTGCTCAACATCGGCGCGCCGGGGACCAAATCCGAAAAGCCCGCGCAACCGCTCGGCGCACGTTCCCGTCAGCCGCGCTCGCGCTCCATACCGCGCGAGCGGGACAAGGTGCTGCGCGGCTACACCGAGCTGTACGACACTGGTTGCGGCAAGCTCTACGTTACGGTCAACCGCGACATCGAGGGGCTCTCCGAGGTCTTCACCTCCACCGGAAGGCGCGGCGGATGCCCCAGCCAATCCGAGGCGATCAGCCGTTTGGTGAGTTTGGCCCTGCGTTGCGGCGTGAATCCCGAGGCGATCGTCGATCAGCTCAAGGGAATCCGTTGCTACACAGTAGTGCGCCGCGCCTCGAAAAACGGGCCCGAAGAGGCCAACGGCTCACGCCTGATGAGCTGTCCGGCGGCCATCAGCCAGGCGTTGGTCAAGGTGCTCAACGCCTCCGAGGTCGATGCGCCGGGCGAGTCCGGATCGTCCCCTTTGACGGACGAACGCCAACGGCACCAGTCACTGTCAGCCGGGGTCTGCCCTGATTGCGGCGGATTGCTGGCCGGGGACGGCGGGTGCGTGATCTGCCCGGCCTGCGGCTTCTCGCGCTGCGGCTGA
- a CDS encoding glycosyltransferase family 2 protein codes for MSAPPESTLDQQQRLPGISICFPCLNDLGTIGTLVLLAGKVAQQVAEDYEIVIVDDESVDGSRELLGELAADDPRVRVLFNERNQGYGRTIARLLSEARMPYVFYTDGDGQYDVRELPLLVQRIGPDTPVVNGYKITRSDPWFRILLGRVYHYTAKLMFGLRVRDVDCDFRLFQRRTLESLDLTCNGGAVCVELVKKIERQGLAIAEVPVHHYFRTYGKSQFFNLGRITRVIREFATLWWTLYVRDR; via the coding sequence ATGTCGGCACCGCCTGAATCAACGCTCGATCAGCAGCAACGCCTGCCCGGGATCAGTATCTGCTTCCCGTGTCTCAACGACCTGGGAACCATCGGTACGCTGGTGCTGCTGGCGGGCAAGGTGGCGCAGCAGGTGGCTGAGGACTATGAGATCGTGATCGTCGACGACGAGAGCGTTGATGGCTCGCGCGAGCTGCTCGGCGAGTTGGCGGCCGACGATCCCCGGGTTCGAGTGCTGTTCAACGAGCGCAACCAGGGTTACGGCCGCACCATCGCCCGGCTGCTCTCCGAGGCGCGGATGCCCTACGTGTTCTACACCGACGGCGACGGCCAATACGACGTGCGCGAGCTACCGCTGTTGGTGCAACGCATCGGCCCGGATACGCCGGTGGTCAACGGCTACAAGATCACGCGCTCGGATCCCTGGTTCCGCATCCTGCTTGGGCGGGTCTACCACTACACAGCCAAACTGATGTTCGGCCTGCGGGTGCGCGACGTGGACTGCGACTTCCGACTGTTCCAACGCCGGACCCTGGAGTCGCTTGATCTGACCTGCAACGGCGGTGCGGTCTGTGTCGAGCTGGTCAAGAAGATCGAGCGCCAGGGCCTGGCCATCGCCGAGGTGCCGGTGCACCATTACTTCCGCACCTACGGCAAGAGCCAGTTCTTCAACCTTGGGCGCATCACGCGCGTGATCCGCGAGTTCGCAACGCTGTGGTGGACGCTGTACGTGCGCGACCGCTGA
- a CDS encoding radical SAM protein: protein MNKPGKVTLIQPPLHHGPLFLPAEVGTRFSCFPALGLLTLRAGIKKRLGIQAAYLDADALGLSVERAAQLVAATGPDVVGISMDSFTMKNTIALARAIKRLAPRTVVAVGGVHPTIYPRETAALEGIDWAFCGEADHAFPEALEAHARGALPNIRGVAYQAEGEVVFAGPAEPIENLDDLPFPDWTGVELTPYFSAPAAGRPVLSMITSRGCPFRCTFCDRPRLAHGLRTCSAEAVVEQMLELKRIGAREISIYDDNLTADRKRALAVAEMLAQRGAPIGFDLRSRVDTIDAELLDVLARAGCRRIYFGVESGDPQVLKNIKKGIDLDQTRRVFEHARRRGIRRLAYFMFGLPGEGLDAAQRTIEFARSLKADYYLFEIFIPMPCTEAYDSALADGTIERDYWAGQAADPQPDFTPPSYPGLLDPEQLARINSEAYRKVVLRPGYVLRSLLAVRTPQEIALRVRAALDLLRMRGGAA from the coding sequence ATGAATAAACCAGGCAAGGTAACGCTGATCCAGCCGCCGTTGCACCACGGGCCGCTGTTTCTGCCCGCGGAGGTCGGCACGCGTTTCAGCTGCTTCCCGGCTCTGGGGCTGCTCACGCTGCGGGCCGGGATTAAAAAGCGCCTGGGGATCCAGGCCGCGTACCTCGACGCCGACGCCCTGGGACTTAGCGTCGAGCGTGCAGCGCAGCTCGTCGCGGCCACGGGCCCGGACGTGGTCGGGATTTCGATGGACAGCTTCACCATGAAAAACACCATCGCCCTGGCGCGAGCAATTAAACGCCTCGCGCCGCGCACGGTGGTGGCGGTCGGCGGCGTACACCCCACGATCTATCCGCGAGAGACAGCGGCGCTGGAGGGGATCGACTGGGCGTTCTGCGGCGAGGCGGACCATGCCTTTCCCGAGGCGTTGGAAGCCCATGCCCGCGGCGCGTTGCCCAATATCCGCGGCGTGGCGTACCAGGCTGAGGGAGAGGTTGTTTTCGCAGGGCCCGCCGAGCCGATTGAAAACCTGGACGACCTGCCGTTTCCCGACTGGACCGGAGTCGAGCTGACGCCCTATTTCTCGGCCCCGGCAGCGGGGCGGCCGGTGCTGAGCATGATCACCAGCCGCGGTTGCCCGTTCCGCTGCACGTTTTGCGACCGGCCGCGGTTGGCGCATGGACTGCGCACCTGTTCGGCCGAGGCCGTGGTTGAGCAGATGCTCGAGCTTAAACGGATCGGCGCGCGCGAGATCAGCATCTACGACGACAACCTGACCGCCGATCGCAAACGCGCCCTGGCCGTGGCCGAGATGCTGGCGCAACGCGGCGCGCCCATCGGCTTTGACCTGCGCTCGCGCGTGGACACCATCGACGCGGAACTGCTCGACGTGTTGGCCCGCGCGGGCTGCCGTCGAATCTACTTCGGCGTGGAGTCGGGCGACCCGCAGGTGCTCAAGAACATCAAGAAGGGAATCGACCTGGATCAGACGCGGCGGGTGTTCGAGCACGCGCGCCGACGCGGCATTCGTCGGCTGGCCTACTTCATGTTCGGACTGCCCGGCGAGGGGCTCGACGCGGCGCAACGCACCATCGAGTTCGCGCGTTCGCTCAAGGCCGACTACTACCTGTTCGAGATCTTCATCCCCATGCCCTGCACCGAGGCCTACGACTCGGCGCTGGCCGATGGGACAATCGAGCGCGATTACTGGGCCGGGCAGGCCGCTGATCCGCAGCCGGATTTCACGCCCCCCTCCTATCCCGGGCTGCTCGATCCCGAACAGTTGGCGCGGATCAACTCCGAGGCCTACCGCAAGGTGGTGCTCAGGCCGGGCTACGTGCTGCGCAGTTTGTTGGCCGTGCGCACGCCGCAAGAGATCGCGTTGCGCGTACGCGCCGCACTGGACCTGCTGCGGATGCGCGGAGGCGCGGCGTGA
- a CDS encoding radical SAM protein, which translates to MSQARLARELVARSRRNRLRGYLELLARKMTARRLANMALNEWEFRTRRVKLRSLPPQITLDVTNYCNLHCPLCATGARLHKALPQRIDLQDAERIMARFAAHSFHVFLYCWGEPLLHPELPEIVRIARSMNLAVTISSNLQQPLSLDRARELVAAGPDVIVASIDGLTQAVYEHYRAGGSLETALDGLAKLRQARDELGLDRPLLEWQTLLFRHNLHQAPAIIGRYRELGADRLSFESPNLPFDMADGEQAQRWLLDPGDDPTSRDVKDNVDGACWWPYRSAIIGVDGSISPCCYVYGEQAQWGNMLERDFAQIWNSPKFVALRSVFAHPGSPPPAPCDRCSVTRRFAAGVEPPVRSNR; encoded by the coding sequence GTGAGTCAGGCGCGACTGGCCCGCGAGCTGGTGGCGCGCAGCCGTCGTAACCGACTGCGCGGCTACCTGGAACTGCTGGCGCGCAAGATGACCGCGCGCAGGCTGGCCAACATGGCGCTTAACGAGTGGGAGTTCCGCACTCGGCGGGTCAAGCTGCGCTCGCTGCCGCCGCAGATTACTCTCGACGTGACCAACTACTGCAACCTGCACTGTCCGCTGTGCGCCACGGGTGCGCGGCTGCACAAGGCGTTGCCGCAACGCATCGATCTGCAGGACGCCGAGCGGATCATGGCCCGCTTTGCCGCGCACAGTTTCCACGTGTTTCTCTATTGCTGGGGTGAGCCGCTGCTGCACCCGGAGTTGCCGGAAATCGTGCGCATCGCCCGCTCGATGAACCTAGCGGTGACGATCAGCAGCAACTTGCAGCAGCCGCTGAGCCTCGATCGGGCGCGCGAGCTGGTGGCCGCCGGGCCCGACGTGATTGTGGCCTCGATCGACGGCCTGACCCAGGCGGTCTACGAGCACTACCGCGCCGGCGGCAGCCTGGAGACTGCATTGGACGGGCTGGCCAAACTGCGCCAAGCCCGCGACGAGCTGGGTCTGGATCGTCCGCTGCTCGAGTGGCAGACCCTGCTGTTTAGGCACAATCTGCACCAGGCGCCGGCGATTATCGGCCGTTATCGCGAGCTGGGTGCGGATCGATTGAGCTTCGAGTCGCCCAACCTGCCCTTTGACATGGCCGATGGCGAGCAGGCCCAACGCTGGCTGCTCGATCCGGGCGACGACCCGACGAGTCGCGACGTCAAGGACAACGTGGACGGCGCGTGCTGGTGGCCCTACCGCTCGGCGATCATCGGCGTGGACGGTTCGATCAGCCCCTGCTGCTACGTCTACGGCGAGCAGGCGCAGTGGGGCAACATGCTCGAGCGCGACTTCGCCCAAATTTGGAACTCGCCGAAGTTCGTGGCCCTGCGCAGCGTGTTCGCCCATCCCGGCTCGCCGCCGCCCGCGCCGTGCGACCGCTGCTCGGTGACCAGGCGCTTTGCCGCGGGTGTCGAGCCGCCGGTCCGGAGCAACCGATGA
- a CDS encoding glycosyltransferase — MSAEPRFSIVIPHLDAPLIDRVLLAALEQAQRLDGELIVIGMERGTRRLDPWRTAVTPRLTLIDTDRPLNAGSARNMGVDAAVAERLLFIDADAVPQPGWAATLCAALEHSPLCGGSVEFGAATRWMLADNLAAFFDLTPLTKRGPTRSICSVNMGITRSLFRRLSGFDQRLNTGEDFDLLLRALEAGIHPLFEPAARVLHLPQRNSREALQQHARDWAAGSVLVRKRRNRPLLPGPLFRPLWLRLLGAPLALMAATVSLWRARRVLDAPWELLGPVYCSRRAWFRQAAQTLGGEGR; from the coding sequence ATGAGCGCCGAGCCGCGCTTCTCGATCGTGATCCCGCACCTCGACGCGCCGCTGATCGACCGCGTGCTGCTCGCGGCCTTGGAGCAGGCGCAGCGACTCGATGGCGAGCTGATCGTGATCGGCATGGAACGCGGGACGCGACGCCTCGATCCCTGGCGCACGGCGGTCACGCCGCGGCTGACGCTGATCGATACCGACCGGCCGTTGAACGCGGGCTCGGCGCGCAACATGGGCGTGGACGCGGCCGTAGCGGAGAGGCTGCTGTTCATCGACGCCGACGCCGTGCCGCAGCCCGGTTGGGCCGCGACGCTGTGCGCGGCCCTTGAGCACAGTCCGCTGTGCGGCGGCTCCGTAGAGTTCGGCGCGGCCACACGTTGGATGTTGGCCGATAACCTCGCAGCGTTCTTCGACCTGACCCCCCTGACGAAGCGCGGCCCCACGCGTTCGATCTGCAGCGTGAACATGGGGATTACGCGCAGTCTGTTCCGACGCCTGAGCGGCTTTGACCAACGGCTGAACACCGGCGAGGATTTCGACCTGCTGCTGCGCGCGCTGGAGGCCGGAATCCATCCGCTGTTCGAGCCTGCGGCGCGGGTGCTGCACTTGCCTCAGCGCAACAGCCGCGAGGCGTTGCAGCAACACGCCCGGGACTGGGCCGCGGGCTCGGTCCTGGTCAGGAAGCGTCGAAACCGGCCACTGCTGCCCGGACCGCTGTTCCGGCCGCTGTGGTTGCGGCTGCTCGGCGCGCCCCTGGCGTTGATGGCCGCAACAGTCTCGCTGTGGCGCGCACGCCGCGTACTCGATGCGCCCTGGGAGCTGCTCGGGCCGGTCTATTGCTCGCGCCGGGCGTGGTTTAGGCAGGCAGCGCAGACGCTGGGCGGGGAGGGGCGATGA
- a CDS encoding radical SAM protein, producing the protein MIGMPGRQLILFVTQQCPLRCVHCFNRQAPQNLKGPEINVEEARLVGRELKPIGQLSISGGEPFVRKDLPELIEAVRAEGGARYLDIPTAGWQPGQVQQTMSAILKQRAWRRISLNLSLDGDVEQHDRIRGRAGSYERLIETYRSVLPLRADSRLQLKAVITLMQGTAGALDQTLNAMRRDMPQLDYAHVEPYRGPDLGEGIAPPSAQSMRQCRELVFGLYRGRRGLGPLRAAFKRVLWDEYTELLDGGPPRINCRAPDLGLVVGERLEVSFCEPGPLLGSLREQSLAQILAGPRARSERERIARGCACTHSCFMQPSALYSPRAWTRVPLMLIKGGGR; encoded by the coding sequence ATGATCGGTATGCCCGGCCGCCAATTGATTTTGTTCGTCACCCAGCAGTGCCCGTTGCGCTGCGTGCATTGTTTCAACCGCCAGGCCCCGCAAAATTTAAAAGGTCCTGAGATCAACGTGGAAGAGGCGCGATTGGTCGGCCGCGAGCTTAAACCCATCGGCCAGCTCTCGATCTCGGGCGGGGAGCCGTTCGTGCGCAAAGATCTGCCTGAACTGATCGAGGCGGTGCGAGCTGAGGGCGGCGCGCGTTATCTCGACATCCCCACCGCGGGCTGGCAGCCCGGGCAGGTGCAGCAGACGATGAGCGCAATCCTCAAGCAGCGAGCCTGGCGGCGCATCTCGCTCAACCTCTCGCTGGACGGCGACGTCGAGCAGCACGACCGGATCCGCGGCCGTGCCGGATCGTACGAGCGCTTGATCGAAACCTACCGCAGCGTGCTGCCGTTGCGCGCCGACTCGCGGCTGCAACTCAAGGCGGTGATCACCCTGATGCAGGGCACGGCCGGCGCGCTGGATCAGACGTTGAACGCCATGCGGCGCGATATGCCGCAGCTGGATTACGCGCATGTGGAGCCGTATCGCGGCCCGGATTTGGGCGAGGGCATTGCTCCGCCCAGCGCGCAGAGCATGCGCCAGTGTCGCGAGCTGGTGTTCGGGCTCTACCGCGGCCGCCGCGGGCTCGGTCCGCTGCGCGCGGCGTTCAAGCGCGTGCTGTGGGACGAGTATACGGAGCTGCTCGATGGAGGGCCGCCGCGGATCAACTGCCGGGCGCCGGACCTGGGGTTGGTGGTCGGCGAGCGGCTTGAGGTCTCGTTCTGCGAGCCGGGTCCGCTGCTGGGCAGCCTGCGCGAACAAAGCCTGGCACAGATCCTCGCCGGGCCGCGCGCCCGTAGCGAGCGCGAGCGCATCGCCCGCGGTTGCGCCTGCACCCATTCGTGCTTTATGCAGCCCTCGGCCCTGTACTCGCCGCGGGCCTGGACCAGGGTGCCGCTGATGCTGATCAAGGGAGGCGGCCGATGA
- a CDS encoding glycosyltransferase has product MMISVIIPARNEQQVLPGLLSSLAAQTYSNREVIVADDCSDDRTSELAEQAGARVVRLERPGGPAAARNAGAAVAQGELLLFLDADTQAPPDLLERFARAFGVPRPPTALVGRYHHQPLNPGWFPRYKARLTELWFGDRMLCDSFETNLGAIGRETFEALGGFDERFLGADVEDYEFGDRVWQVGPIVMDPGLQVRHHFPGFWRNARNFYSRSRMWVQLRLSGRRRFDRSAATPWDAIASLLSLAVLLWPLGLLLVDPAIWWRIMLLLLIGFLTGNRRLLIHMLRSEGIFFTLAAVPATIVQQSAAACGALVGVLRSLLGPVDSE; this is encoded by the coding sequence ATGATGATTTCGGTGATCATTCCGGCGCGCAACGAGCAACAGGTGCTGCCCGGCCTGCTGAGCAGTCTGGCCGCCCAGACCTACAGCAACCGTGAGGTGATCGTGGCTGACGACTGTTCGGATGATCGCACATCGGAGCTGGCCGAGCAGGCCGGGGCGCGGGTGGTGCGCCTCGAGCGTCCCGGCGGACCGGCGGCCGCGCGCAACGCCGGGGCCGCGGTGGCCCAGGGCGAGCTGCTGCTGTTTCTCGACGCCGACACCCAGGCCCCGCCGGACCTGCTCGAACGCTTTGCCCGAGCCTTCGGTGTGCCGCGGCCGCCCACGGCCCTGGTCGGGCGCTACCATCATCAGCCGCTCAATCCCGGCTGGTTTCCGCGTTACAAGGCGCGGCTGACCGAGCTGTGGTTCGGCGACCGCATGCTGTGCGATTCGTTCGAGACCAACCTGGGCGCCATCGGCCGCGAGACGTTTGAGGCACTCGGCGGATTCGACGAGCGCTTTCTCGGGGCCGATGTGGAGGACTACGAGTTCGGCGACCGGGTGTGGCAAGTGGGGCCGATCGTGATGGACCCCGGACTGCAGGTGCGCCACCACTTCCCCGGTTTCTGGCGCAACGCGCGCAACTTTTACTCTCGCTCGCGGATGTGGGTCCAGCTACGCTTGTCCGGTCGTCGACGTTTCGACCGCAGTGCGGCCACGCCCTGGGATGCGATCGCCAGCCTGCTGAGCCTGGCCGTGCTGTTGTGGCCCCTGGGCCTGCTGCTGGTCGATCCCGCCATCTGGTGGCGGATCATGCTGCTGCTGCTGATCGGCTTTCTTACGGGCAACCGGCGGCTGCTGATCCACATGCTGCGCTCCGAGGGCATATTTTTTACCCTGGCCGCGGTGCCGGCGACCATTGTGCAGCAATCGGCCGCGGCCTGCGGGGCCTTGGTCGGCGTACTGCGTTCGCTACTGGGGCCGGTTGACTCGGAGTAG